The Nomia melanderi isolate GNS246 chromosome 3, iyNomMela1, whole genome shotgun sequence genomic interval GCGTCAAACTTTCACCGCTTATTTCCGTCACCGGTGAGGAAAGTAAGAAAGTGCTGGAAGCGCACACTGGGTCTCCTCTATTAAACGTCATTATTAATGATTGTGCGTGGATCTCGGTCACAATGGGAGGAAAGTGAGAAGATATTGGCCGACCCTCGGTTTGATGCACACGAATGACAAACAAGCAAGCTTCACGGTTTGTCGAGAGAACAAAGCGCCTTATAAAAATGACCGAAGACATCGCGTCGCTGTCATTTTCGTTTCTTGCGTCTAGGACTTGCACTTTCTTCGAAGGATCTCTGGTGATcgataattttactttatatctTTATTGTCATAAGCTCTATAAAGTTGTTAAAATAATACAGCAGATTATTTAAGTGATCGTTCTAAACTATACAAGAAGAAACTTCGAAGGATAGAATGACGTTAAACTCgaaacttttaataattttgacGTTGCTGACTTATGGTGTTCTGGGAAGGAACGCGAACAGCAAGCACGACTTCTTTAAAGATACTTATAATAAGAAAAGTGGCTCTATGTTGATGGAAATCGCGAAAGAGCTTGTACAGAGGTCCTCAAGTACCAGTCAGGTAAGCGTGACATAAATAATTCGATGAATGTAATTGCGTTAGTGGTTCTGAGTGAAGGAACGATttatagaaacaaaaataatcgaccaaatattaatttttccaatGCCAATAGGTATTGAACCTGAATCTATCAAATTTGTTGCTTCTTTTGGTGCTAAAAGCAGTTGTATTTGGCGCTGGGTATTTGGGGCACAATGTCCACAAGGGACGCGACCTGGAAGAAGGTTCTTATCTCTAGAAATAATAAGCAGTctaatttattactattaataatatgaattacAGATTCAGTGATTTACGAAATCGTGAATAAAACGATTGAAATGaccttgaaatgaatttattagaaatatttaaccctttcgaggattcttcgaaacatacaaaatcttcaacatatgaagttaaattatatatcaattacttaattcatagaaagaaagaaaactacatactgatctcttgctgttcgactaattaaatcatttgtctatggcttagtcttccaaatctgaacattacatttcaccgaaatgtcgacatccatccgcaaagggttaatattcagaagtatataatatttcagaaaatgttcTATCAGAAGGAGAAATGGCGTTAGCTCTGGGATACTTGATGGGAGATACTTGTTTGTATAGAGCAGCCTGCGAGGATCCACACGTGGCGAAAGAGTATCTTGGAGCAGCGGAAATGATTGTCGAAACTGCAAAATTGTTGCCTCAGTAAGTAcctgtttaattttatttaatttgaattctagTTTCTACATTCAATggtagatatttttaaataagtgGTATTATGTTTCACAGAATTCCTTCTATAGAAGGCAAGTACGAGAAAACAATGGCAGAATTCCGGAAAGCCATCGAATACGGTTTCACGGATGGCTGTCCACCCGAATACActtgtaaaaaagaaaacattaaaaactttttaagagaggaaagaaaatgaaactctTATCGATGAACATTTAAGCATGAAAATATGATTGAATGGGGAATAAATATTTAGACGAATAAATTGTGATCTTCAACTATTTtttgttgttatttaatttaaatagaaaacattGGTTACCAGTACCCTTTTCTGTGTATTAAATCAAACTTcatttgcaataaaatatggaaaatttaGTCGTTggaaaatactaaacaattttatatgaTCTACATATGTAATTttgcattatttaattttatatgtgtatattgtatgtatgtatatgtgtgtgttttttatatataatattatgcgTTATTTAATGTTAGATACTTCCAGAAACAGCTTCCGGTGCAtcgtatttaaattttgaagcAGATaacaaatcaaatatattattttggtatatttaattaattatagtgttgaaacaaaaattctattgaatatttttaaacttttttgtGCATTATTATATAtggtttgaaattatttataaagtgcAAGAAATTTCCAGAGATTACCGTTAGATGTCACTGTTGAGATTGTCTCCGAGCCTAACCTGAACGTAACCAAGCGGTGCTGACGATCAAGTTTTGATTTTCGCCTATTCACGCCGTGTACgcgtataaacaattttttccgcTGAAAAACACTACAGTATTCGTAGTTACAATTGAATGAAGAATGAGTTCTGTAGGAACAGGGGTAAATATGCActgtattaatttaaaaatatgtcgTTCAGAAAccgttaatagaaaatttgaatgaaaactAACCTCTATGGTGATTTCAGTATGACTTGTCCGCCTCTCAGTTTTCACCGGACGGACGTGTGTTTCAAGTGGAATACGCACAGAAAGCTGTTGAGAATGGAgggtatgaaatttattttgtttcacaTTTTTCCGCAGTATTGTGTTATAATATTGTCACATAACCTATCCACAAGTTGTCTGTCATTGTTATCTATTCAGTGTATTTGACTCATCAATACGTAGAATTAAACTCTGTTACAATCTTCATTTCATTATCTTTATctcagtaaaatttatttacatactcACTTTCAAATTTTACCCTTTGCCACTTGGTTAATAGTATGTAGTAATTAAAGTTCTCTCATTGTACATGTAGGACAGTGATAGGTTTACGTGGAAAGGATGGTGTAGTATTTGCTGTCGAGAAGATTATTACTTCTAAGCTATTCGAGCCTGGTGCaaacaaaagaatattcaaCATCGACCAGCATGTTGGTATGGCAGCCTCCGGTTTAATCTCTGATGCTGGACAGATTGCAGAGACCGCCAGATCAGAAGCATCTAGCTATAAAGCTCAGTATGGAGTTGGTATCCCCTTAAAATACCTAAATGAAAGAGTGTCCATGTACATGCACGCGTACACTCTGTACTCAGCAGTCAGGCCATACGGCTGTTCAGTTATTCTTGGTGCCTATGAAAATGACCAGCCACAAATGTACATGATCGATCCATCTGGTGTATCTTATGGATACTATGGTTGTGCCATTGGTATGTATACTAAATTTAGCTTCGTTAATGAACAAAACAGTTGTTTTACAGTATTCATTTACTTTGAACAGGAAAGGCAAAACAGTCCGCAAAGACTGAAATCGAGAAGCTGAAACTCGCCGACATGAACTGCAACGATTTGGTGAAAGAAGCGGCGCGCATTATTTATCTCGTTCACGATGAATTGAAAGACAAACAGTTCGAACTCGAAATGAGCTGGGTAGGTAAACATACGAACGGAAGGCACGAGCGCGTGCCGCAAGATATAAAAGCGGAAACGGAGGCTAAAGCGAAACAGGCGATGGCGGAAGACTCAGACAGCGACACGGAAGACATGTAAATCGACAATAGTTTTCAATAcacattttgtaatttgtaagttatatataatttaattatgtgaAAAAAAACCCATCGATGTGGAAAATTTTCTGTCATAAATGAGTCCAATAAAAACTGCTGCCTAtcgttttaaaaaaaaaaaacaagaaataaatatgTGCGTCTCTTTTTCTAAGCACTTGTCCAGTACGACCTAACGATTTTCTCGTTAGAGTAACGAAACGGGGATGATGTTACATAAATGCCACTCAAACGACTTTCATAACAATCGCAGTGGCATAACGCTTTTGATCCGCGAATAAAAATCCGGACTCTTGTCTCGCGTTGCATCCTCGTCGACATTTATTAAACGCGCGTAACTGCTGAAAACCATGCTCGGTAATAATCCACGAATAATGG includes:
- the LOC116431332 gene encoding uncharacterized protein LOC116431332, producing MTLNSKLLIILTLLTYGVLGRNANSKHDFFKDTYNKKSGSMLMEIAKELVQRSSSTSQVLNLNLSNLLLLLVLKAVVFGAGYLGHNVHKGRDLEEENVLSEGEMALALGYLMGDTCLYRAACEDPHVAKEYLGAAEMIVETAKLLPQIPSIEGKYEKTMAEFRKAIEYGFTDGCPPEYTCKKENIKNFLREERK
- the Prosalpha7 gene encoding proteasome alpha7 subunit, which produces MSSVGTGYDLSASQFSPDGRVFQVEYAQKAVENGGTVIGLRGKDGVVFAVEKIITSKLFEPGANKRIFNIDQHVGMAASGLISDAGQIAETARSEASSYKAQYGVGIPLKYLNERVSMYMHAYTLYSAVRPYGCSVILGAYENDQPQMYMIDPSGVSYGYYGCAIGKAKQSAKTEIEKLKLADMNCNDLVKEAARIIYLVHDELKDKQFELEMSWVGKHTNGRHERVPQDIKAETEAKAKQAMAEDSDSDTEDM